The segment gcaatgggtgacaggggatggatcacttgatgattacctgttctgttcattccctctggggcacctggcatcagagccggctccagggttctggccaccccaagcagccaaaacaaaaacaaaactaacaaaaaaagccgcgatcgcgatctgcggcagcaattcagcgggaggtccttcactcccaggcagactgagggaccgtccgccgaattgccaccgaatacctggacgcgccgcccctctccggagcggccgccccaagcacctgcttgagaagctggtgcctggagccggccctgcctggcattggccactgtcagaagacaggctactgggctagatggacctttggtctgacccagtatatcTGTTCTTATGAATGATGGGAATCTAAATTTTACATTACTGTCATTTAACTATGATGTGTTTCTCAGACAGTAGCATGTTGCATAGGATAAATCAGGTTGTAAAAGCCATTTAGTCTTGATGCAAAGGGTGTAAATcaattaatacaaataaacaagtGAAGTCAGTGCACAGTATCCGCTTACATCAACTCTGAGCTTGGTCctaataatgaaaatgaacaacaacaaaatgtacTGAGAGGGTTAGTGTAAAGTTTCCAACAGAGGAGAATTTAATTTCAGTGCACTCGATTTTGCTAACTGGAACGCCCACAATCCTTTCTTAGACTCACATTGCTCTGTGCAATGTATCTAAAAAGCAGTCTGAGGAATATCAGCCGGTTATGTACAGCTGTAATTCTGCAGTAATTGGACTGCCTTCATTGACAGTTTGAAGTACACATTATGGGGCACTTTGACTCACTCACACTAATTGGAAGAAATAAAACACTGATGCAGTTGTAAATTTTAAAATCTACGCCACAGCAATTTCACTCACTTATACAGTTCCCAAACCAAAAACtccattaaaatataattaatgttGTAAACACATAGCGACTATTTTTTCCCAAAAATCCTCATTGAAATGTTGCAGTTTAAGCCATACCTGTTGCTGATTCCACTTGTCAGCAACATGGTTTTTTTTTAGTGCACTCAAGACTCCTGAGAGATACCTGAGGGAGTAAGCAGGAGAAATTTCATAAACTTTTAGGCAAAAACCCCAGATGGACAGCTTAGGTGGGAAAGAAGATGAAAGAAAACCTCTTTCATCCAGTTCTGAGGAGTAGCAGAAACAGGAATGGAGCCAATTTGATCAAGGCTTCTGAGGCAATGTCAGTAGTTTCTGATTTTTTCACATAACAGAAGCAAGTCTCAATTAAATGTGAATtttatgtgtttttaattttctacAGAGTTgattctctctctcgctctctttctctctgtggctatttccttgcagggcaTGAATTCTGTGCTCGTCCACTAGGCCCTCATCCTGCAAGCTAGAGGCAAccatatttattatattttgggGGCAGCTTTGAGCTGGACCCTTACTTATTTGACAGAATATGGtgcattcaatttttttaaaaacccaataCAATAGACCTGCCCAAATGCATAACCATTGCCctagatcaatggttctcaaagccggtccaccgcttgttcagggaaattgggtttgtttagtttggaaaagagaagactgagaggggacatgatagcagttttcaggtatctaaaagggtatcataaggaggagggagaaaagttgttcaccttagcctctaaggatagaacaagaagcaatgggcttaaactgcagcaagggaggtttaggttggacattaggaaaaagttcctaactgtcagggtggttaaacactggaataaattgcctagggaggttgtggaatctccatctctggagatatttaagagtaggttagataaatgtctatcagggattgtctagacagtatttggtcctgccatgagggcaggggactggactcgatgacctctcgaggtcccttccagtcctagaatctatgaatctatgagtctgAACATTCCTCTGGTGTTAGCAAATACCTGGGAAACTCACAGGCAAGGTGTGTATCTCGCTCCCTCTACTCAGTGGCTCCTCCACAGAGGGGATGACAACTCACACTACAGCTGTCAGTTATTCCCTTgcttcaagtggcagaggtctgtgctgtggatctaaaggctccaaccctgctgatgatccaTGGGGGTATCAGTTTCGTTTTTATGCTGATATTTGCAGCAACATAGGGACTTAGCCACTAAAAACTGGGTTAAAAGGCCATTTAGGTTACaaactcaagcattcaaaaactaggagatgccagaattaaggttgccagtgCAACTTCATTCAGCtcccttgtgtatatgcattaggGATGTCTTTAATCACCTGACCACCCACTACTTTTTGCAGACAACCCCGCCTCATACTCTGCACAGGATGGATTGTGTTCCAGCAATGAATCGAGGCTGTGTAGTGAAGAGGGTGTTATCTCtatgacccctgcctcatttgttgcaggaGGTGGAAATTGTGTACCTATATATGAGCCTGGGAGGTGGTGGGAACTAAGCTCACTGAGGGGAAGGGGCCAATGGACCCCAGACAAGTAATTAcaggggacaacaaatgaaaacacAGGGATGGCAGTGAGGGTCATAAGGTAAAAATAAAGCAACTGGAAGAGGACATTGAGGTGGGAAGTGTGTAATAAATGAGGCAGCGGgttgcaagaagagaaaggatggtctcatgccACCCTAGAGAACTGgcttctatccctgcctctgccacagcatTCCTACGTGATGCTGGGCAAATCATATAAACCAGACTTTTCACATATGGTCCCTAATTGTATACCTAATTTCTAGGCAcccaacttgagaccctggggtctgattagCAGAAGTGTTGAGCATTCACACTACAACTGGAGTCTCTGGGAGCTGTCCTCTGagcatataaagtgctataaaaagCTAAATATTCTGAAAACTCCGGCATCTAAAATTGGGCACCCTAAATCAGTGGATACTTGTGACCTCTATCACGCTCTGCCTCTGTTCTCCGtgtttaaaatggggataataccacctcTCACCTCATGGGTCATTGTACAAACgaatgaattaatgtttgtaaagccctCAGATATTATAGTGACAAGCACCACAGAAATgcccaggaggaaattaataattctgtgttCAGAGCAGAGTGTGAATTGTCTGCAGCAAACAAGGCCAATGGAAACATattgaacaaaacaaaatatgatctagctgctcattcagtgagcactgtctgtcctgtgcactgaataaagcGAGGGTCTATGAAAGAACAAGTatttgatcatataattaaagactgcatcagaATGCATATGCAGAGTGCAGGGGGGGGAGGCAAAtgaaggttgcatgggcaactttaagcaccctggtgggctgggccgggctgtttacctgccacgtccacaggttcggctgatcgcggctcccacttgccacggttcgccgctccagaccaatgggggctgtgggaagtggcagccagcacatccctcggcccgcgccgcttcccgcagcccccattggcctgtagcggcaaaccagtgggagccgcaatcgtcCAAACCTGTGGACGAGGCAGGTAAaaaaaccggcccggcccgccagggctttccctgaacaagcggcggaccggctttgagaagcactgccctaGATGCACACCACCTCACAGGTCTGCATACAGTTCTGAATACTAAAAAAGCAGCTGTAATCAACACATCAGTAAGCTAAGCTGACAGTTCATGCCTATCTTGAAAATATCAAGGCTGCATCTAGAGCTCCATATATCTCTATTACGCAGCAACATTTCATTACATCATTATATTACACATTACAACAATGCTCAACTGGCTATTATTGAGTTCAAGGTGTTGGCTTCACCCTAAAACTATATATGTGTCCTGTTTATCTGAAAAGACACCTCTCCAGGCAAGACTGCCATAGTTGCAATCAGTGTAGGTGCTTGAGCCATGTCTACCCCTGTTTAGGCCTGATTCTTCAATTCATTCTTTGTGGGAAGACCTCTGTGTCCATGGAGAACCCATTCAAGATAATGGGGTACCTCATGAGCACCAGAGTCCACCAGCATGGAACAAGTTGCAAAATCCGAGCCtcaaaggagagagagatgctAAGCATTCCCCCTGactctagatttacttggtctaCTAGAACCCAGATTTGTTAACCttgtagaccaggggtggccaacctgtggctccggagccaaatgcggctcttcagaggttaatatacGTCTCCTTGCATAGGCGCTGATTcagaggctggagctacagatgctaactttccagtgtgctgtggggtgttcactgctcaaccccttgCTCTGaccaggtcctgccaccacttCACCCTTtccaaggcccctgccccttcccctaagCATGCCGTGCCcgcgctcctcccccctccccaccagagcctcctgcaaaACAACTGATTGCGGCGGGCAGGAGAGGGGTAGCggatggggggggctgccggtgggcagaaGGCACTGGAGGCTGGAGAGGGGTAGCggatgggggggctgccggtgggcagaaGGCACTGGAGGCTGGAGAGGGGtagcggatggggggctgctgacgtattactgtggctctttggcaatgttaattggtaaattctggctccttctcaggctcaggttggccacccttgtTGTAGACACTCTGTAAAGCTTGTCTTTTTCCATAGGTATTAGGAGAAGGAGGTGCTGGAGTCATCGGTGAGACATGTGGATCTTACAATTAATATAATTGTGATGAGCAACTATTTTGTATGAAATCATGTGAACTAATGAtatttttgctattgattttagtTCTGAcagtctatttttatttattatgaaAGCATCCAGGGGAATGGAtggataaaagaaaaaacaaacccgATATTTTTCCCTTTTGTCCTCATGCAAATTAAAGAACATAAGCTTTCCTTTTATAATTGCCAAGGATTTCTTTCAAATTTGCTAAATATAATTTCCAATATAAACTCTTTAAATACTCCCCCAGTGTTTTCATTCTACTTATTCAGGTGCTTCTCTATAGCTCCTACATGAGTAGCAGTCACTTCCAAGAAATGGTGCATGTTAACTTACTTTCCCACTCTCTTGCGTTATCTTCTACAGTGCCTGGTATtgccatgttttgttttgtttaaagcacatgtgtcaaactcaaggcccgcgggccacatccggcccgccatacaattatatccggcccgcgaaatcgttttatatatctgtttttaatggccctgtgatatgacgccccaataacacacactacaaatcccatgatgcagtgcaattgccgccaacggcaagccgcggttcaagttcgcggtctgttgatgtatacaacgctaatatcaaatcaaagctagaccccaacaatggccaagagaaaaattgattctgaaaaccgaggctttcaaagccggtgggagaatgagtatatgtttactgaaattgcaggtaaaccagtgtgtctcctttgcgggagtaatatcgctgtaatgaaggagtataacctaagacggcactacgagacgaaacatgagaacaaattcaaaaacctgagcgcaggacagaagctacaaaaggtagaggagttgaagaagaatttgacatcccagcagacgtttttcaccaaagcaaaatcacaaagtgaagctgctgtgaaagcaagtttcattgtggccgaagagatcgccaaatcaggacggccgtttaccgagggggaattcgtaaagaattgtatgatgaaagtgtgcgacgtcctttgtccagataaaacgcgagcgtttgcaaatgtaagcctcagcagaaacactgttgctaatcgggtttgtgagatggcgactgatttgaaaacacagttgattgaaagagcaaaagattttgttgcatactcccttgccgtggatgaaactactgacgcgactgacactgcacagctggcgatatttatccgtggtgtggattccaatttgtgcgtaacagaggaaatactggacattaaatcgatgcacgggacaacgaaaggagaagacatctttggaaatgtatttcaaagtgtaaccgacatgaaactgccgtgggaaaaactcgttggacttacaacagatggcgcacctgctatgtgtggtgaaaaaaatggactggtgggaaggatgcgctcaaagatgcgggaggagaactgtgccggtgagttgacagtgtatcactgcatcatacaccaggaatcgctgagtgctaaagtcctaaaaatggatcatgtgatgaacactgtaacacaaaccgtcaactttatcagagcccacggtttaaatcaccgccaattccagtcttttctgcgggaaatagatagcgagtttggcgatatgccatatcatacggaggtccggtggctaagtcggggaaaagttctcaaaagacactttgagctgcgagaggaaatctgccagttcatggacagtaaggggaaagactgcacagttctgcgggatgaaaagtggaaatgtgagttggcgttcctggctgacataacgtcgcatcttagcgctttaaaccttcaactccagggacgggagcacataataaccgatatgcatgatgcagtgaaggcatttcaagtgaagctgcgcttatgggagacacaaatgcaccaatgcaacttgtctcactttccctgttgccaagtaatacggaaccaagaaagtgccacagttttcccaaatgccacctttgctgaaaaactcagcgcgctgcgcactgagttcgcacggcgcttcagtgactttgaggcacagaaaagtaactttgagctgcttcgcaacccatttgcagtcgatgtggaaaccgcacctgtagaaatgcagatggagctgatagaactgcaatgtaacgggacactgaaggcaaagtacgacactgcggggccagcacagttcactcgcttcattcctgaagcgatgccgcagctccgccaacatgcggctcgaatcctgtccatgtttggcagcacatatctgtgcgagcagctgttctctgtgatgaaaattaacaaaacgtcacacaggagtcgcctcactgatgaacacctgcaatcgatcctgagaatcttcacaacacagaacctaaccccaaacataaacgaacttgttgcaaagaaaagactccaagtatcaggctctgactaaataggacaagaaaatggaatgttatgatttgttatgattatacttttgctttaaattcaattttttatttatattttcagattttttaatattccagcatgtacagattttgaatgtattgtattgacaggatatttttttatgaagagcaaaatattttaagttgaaatgtatttattttggaatgatatcctgtattttggttcatattaatggttaaaaaacataaatatttagtctgttaaataaatggttatactgttcggcccgcgagttttgagttttggccccctgtgcaattgagtttgacacccctggttTAAAGTATCCTTGGCATCCAAGATTATTAAATCCAATACTGTTGCACATACTGCCACCTACTGTGACCCAACAAAATTAAGACTAAAAGACAGCCATttgtttcagtgggctttggatcaagccctaaaccagcagccaaattctgctttcaaatGCATTTGAGTTCAAGCTGGAAtaactcccttgacttcagtatATAGGAACTGAAGTATCACTATACAGGAACTGAAGATTGTGAACCTGCTTCATCATGACCATGCACCTTGTGAagtcatttacacttgtgcatAGTGACTGTAAAACATTATCACCGTAAATGTCTTCAAAAAGGGGCGGTTGCAGGAGaagtgggagctggctggggccaaattctgctctcaattgaGTTACGTTAAACGCACACAGGTGTAAcggaaagcagaatttggctccagtTCTCTTACCTCAAAAGTTTCAGGGcctgattcagtaaagcacttaatgCATGTCCTTATgtccatctctattcaggatAACACTTAAGCaactaagcatatgcttaaagttaagcacatgcttaggcaCCCTTGCTGAACAAAGGTCACAGTTCCTAAGGGGATCACAGCTCAGGATATTTGCAGTTCTTGGTTCTAAGAAATATAGTATAATAACCATAAGCAATAGCTAGTCAACCGAGGCTCATATTTAATTAGTAATCTAAATTTCCAGCTTGGCTCCACTTTCTCCATTGAATACTACAGTACAGGAATTTCTAAGTGCAACATTGATGATAGAATATTGCTAAAGGGTTTGGTTTGGGTGGGAGCGTTTCATTAATTCCAATCTATGTGGTTTGAGTGCAGATGAAAGAAAGGGAATTCCTTTGCAGTATTTTCATTAGAGCTTCATATTagaacagaatattttaaaagtagTATTTGGTGATGGGAGTGGAGGGGTAAATTACTGAGAGCCTCTCCACACAGAGTTGTTCCTGTTCAGCTGTTAGTGTCCCCAAAGCTGGAGTCACTCAGGAacagctttaaattcacaccctaaccTAATCcttcctaactttcaagtgcaGCTAAATCCTAGTTTAATTTGAGCCTCAATTGACCAGTTAATCTTGGTGCTTAGATGTACGTTCAAAATGTATTTGGTTGATATGCTTACAAGATGTTTGGTTAGGGCAAAACAGCTGTGCCGAACTcaaactgggaaaaaaaataagaacaTCCCATTTCATTGTCAGgtgctccccctcccgccccccagatcCCAGTCCTGCTGGAGAGAGCACAAGAGCGAGATGCGAACAGCTGGGATCTCTCCAGCCCAGCGGGCCGATTAACTTTCAccgtgtgaccttgtgcaagtcattcAACTTCTCCATGCCTGGGTTTCCTCGCCTGGCCAAGAGGGTTCCAGTCAGCCCCTTACCTTTAGGAGCGGTCAGGCCCGAGGGTGCTGCCTGGGGCTAAGGACTAGGAAATGATCAGCGCGGAGAAGGCAGTGGGGCGCTTTCCCCTGCAGGGCGCCCCGCGCGGGGACCTGGGGCTCGGCATTGCAAGTCAGCGGGCTGCCTCCGCCCACGGCTGGGGCTCTGCAGCACGAGACCCCGCCCCTAGGCAGGGGCTAATCTGCGCAGCTCCTCCTCTGCCCGGCTCCCGCGTGTGTGCAACCGGGCGGGCGCCTCTGGGGCCTGCAAGTGGCCGGGAGCCGGGGCCCGCTCGCCCCCCGCGGAGCGTGCCCATGTTCAGCTGCTGGCTCCTCCCCGCCTCGCTGGGCCGCTACGGGcgcgggggctgctgctgccgcctgcTCGCCGCAGCGGGGTGGGCTCGTCGGCTgagcggcggcggggggccctgcTGCGCTGCGCACGGGCCTGGGCAGCGCCGGCCGCGGCTGGGGGCCGCAGctccccgcgggcagccgtggcGCTGGGCAAGTAAGTcgtgccctgggagtgggggcaCTGCACACGGCCGAGCCGGCCCTCGTTGCTGCCCGGCCGGGGGGCAGGCGGATCGGCTGTGGAGTGAAAGCCCCACCTTTGATTTAGCCTCTCACGTCATCCCCGGTGCCTCCCCTGGGCGTTTTTCCTACTCCTCGCCCCGGGACTTGGCTGCTCTGGCGTAGGGAGAGCTGGCTGCAGGGTAGGGGCTGGCACCACCGCGGGCAGAGGCTTTTATAGAACCCACAGCGGCGCTAATCCTGCAGCCAAGCGCTCATCCTATGAGCAAGCCTTAAATCCCCGGGCACAGGTCTCCACTTCCTAGGGTGACCGGGTgccctgatatttggggctttgtcttctatAGGTCGCTATTACcgcccacccccctgccccgatttttcacacttgctatccggTTACCCTATGGGGTGCACAGTTAGTGTTCCACCCTGTTCAGGCCTGGAAATGGCTCCAGGGAATAGGTAGTTAGTTATAAGTCTATCAGTGTGTGTTTTAGggggaccagatagcaagtgtggaaaaatcaagacgggggaggagggaataagtacctatataagacaaagccccaaacaTCAGGACTGTGTCTCTAAAATTGGGGTACTAGTTAGTTTCTGCATCCGTTTAGCGCTTACAAATGTTGTTATATCTTCCTGAAGTATTAGGCCAGAATTTCATCGCTAGGTGCCTAAAccttaaataaatggcctgaattTTGGAGTTGTGGGTGCCCAGCTCCTTTGAAAAGCAGGCagcttttatttaggtgcctaattgtaAAGagtggacctgatcctgcagttgacTGGTTGGGAGCTGTGTCGTGGGGCCAATTAAGGCATGGGGTGGCCCCCACATAGTCAGTGGCAGCATTAAGACCATTGCTATGATTTCCAAACTCTGTTCCAGTAACACCCAACTAAAAGACAAATGGGCTTATGTCTACATATTTAACAGTTAACTAAGGAAATGGACACACTGCTC is part of the Chrysemys picta bellii isolate R12L10 chromosome 2, ASM1138683v2, whole genome shotgun sequence genome and harbors:
- the LOC135981025 gene encoding general transcription factor II-I repeat domain-containing protein 2A-like codes for the protein MAKRKIDSENRGFQSRWENEYMFTEIAGKPVCLLCGSNIAVMKEYNLRRHYETKHENKFKNLSAGQKLQKVEELKKNLTSQQTFFTKAKSQSEAAVKASFIVAEEIAKSGRPFTEGEFVKNCMMKVCDVLCPDKTRAFANVSLSRNTVANRVCEMATDLKTQLIERAKDFVAYSLAVDETTDATDTAQLAIFIRGVDSNLCVTEEILDIKSMHGTTKGEDIFGNVFQSVTDMKLPWEKLVGLTTDGAPAMCGEKNGLVGRMRSKMREENCAGELTVYHCIIHQESLSAKVLKMDHVMNTVTQTVNFIRAHGLNHRQFQSFLREIDSEFGDMPYHTEVRWLSRGKVLKRHFELREEICQFMDSKGKDCTVLRDEKWKCELAFLADITSHLSALNLQLQGREHIITDMHDAVKAFQVKLRLWETQMHQCNLSHFPCCQVIRNQESATVFPNATFAEKLSALRTEFARRFSDFEAQKSNFELLRNPFAVDVETAPVEMQMELIELQCNGTLKAKYDTAGPAQFTRFIPEAMPQLRQHAARILSMFGSTYLCEQLFSVMKINKTSHRSRLTDEHLQSILRIFTTQNLTPNINELVAKKRLQVSGSD